The following coding sequences are from one Neurospora crassa OR74A linkage group I, whole genome shotgun sequence window:
- a CDS encoding SOH1 family protein, with product MASDPMSVNSSAREPPAPPGSGADEPKYGGYTRFELELEFVQALGNPLYLNHLASRKLLSNPAFIAYLDYLQYWSRPPYLKYITYPGPTLKNLELLQQEKFRQDIISPDLVERLRLEGMKAGIDWHRESFPSTA from the exons ATGGCATCCGATCCCATGTCAGTAAACAGTTCAGCAAGGGAGCCACCTGCGCCTCCGGGATCAGGGGCAGACGAGCCCAAGTATGGAGGATATACACGGTTCGAACTCGAACTGGAG TTTGTTCAAGCACTTGGCAACCCGCTGTACCTGAACCATCTTGCGTCCAGGAAGCTACTCAGCAATCCTGCTTTCATCGCCTACCTCGACTATCTCCAGTACTGGAGCCGCCCACCTTACCTCAAGTATATCACCTACCCTGGGCCTACCTTGAAGAACCTGGAGTTGCTGCAGCAGGAAAAGTTCAGGCAGGACATCATCAGCCCAGACCTGGTCGAGCGTCTCAGGCTAGAGGGCATGAAGGCCGGAATCGACTGGCATCGAGAGAGTTTTCCAAGCACGGCATAA
- a CDS encoding DNA-directed RNA polymerase III polypeptide, giving the protein MPIVFCPFCANLLILSRADTGGNRLECRTCPYEHPIDKPIYSRKNFPRKEKEDVFGGPGAWDNAQKGKVQCDSGTCNGNEAAFFQVQIRSADEPMTTFYKCMTCGHRWRDNN; this is encoded by the exons ATGCCTATCGTCT TTTGCCCATTCTGCGccaacctcctcatcctctcccGAGCGGACACGGGTGGCAACAGGCTCGAGTGCAGAACCTGTCCTTACGAACACCCCATCGACAAGCCCATCTACTCCCGCAAGAACTTCCCgcgcaaggagaaggaagacgtGTTTGGTGGTCCAGGCGCTTGGGACAATGCACAAAAAGGCAAGGTCCAGTGTGACAGCGGAACTTGCAATGGCAACGAGGCAGCCTTCTTCCAGGTTCAAATTCGTAGTGCTGATGAACCGATGACGACGTTCTACAAG TGTATGACTTGCGGGCACAGGTGGAGAGACAACAActag
- a CDS encoding thaumatin family protein, which produces MVTEKSPIIIAPGQKGIRKPTPDIEGHSPATYKQPRGGSLGCFMRGALGFLLILHEQTTGVAAQSFDPTRLPTTLVSKAPVVSPTWKSPPAVTPTSKPPPAVGPTSIASSVPIPRSSSITGTSNPTSTPPNPTPIPLVITNSCPDTIWPGIGTQNGIGPEVGGFELAPGETKPLFVSPDWQGRVWGRTNCSFNADGTGPSNLNGVNGNGAACMTGDCFGRLNCEFTGQVPVTLAEFNLLGGINSDQTFYDISLVDGYNLPLGIIYIPAANTTWIPPNLTNCVCIASAGFLDPPSRSGLYYTNKTFPIPWESDQTNPSVGGWCPWDLQEYPPSKPGDGIYPYPDDSIQRPVFDPCLSACAATGNPEDCCTGKYDDPSVCTPSLYSENAKTVCPDAYSYAFDDQTSTFIIPNGGGWEVVFCPRGRSTNILRIFGEELRTIASGGGLTREILERVRNRTYIESANSKGLGGAGMVQRPGAGVFGVVALMWMWMVFWC; this is translated from the exons ATGGTCACCGAAAAGTCACCTATCATCATAGCGCCTGGTCAGAAGGGTATCCGAAAACCAACACCAGATATCGAAGGTCACTCGCCCGCCACCTACAAACAACCTCGCGGGGGCAGTCTCGGATGCTTTATGAGAGGTGCTCTGGGCTTCCTACTTATCCTCCATGAACAGACCACCGGCGTGGCAGCGCAGAGCTTCGACCCAACTCGTCTACCTACAACGTTGGTCTCAAAAGCTCCCGTTGTGAGTCCCACTTGGAAATCTCCTCCTGCTGTTACTCCTACTTCGAAGCCGCCTCCCGCTGTCGGCCCAACATCGATCGCTTCCTCTGTCCCTATACCCCGTAGCTCTAGTATAACGGGCACTTCGAATCCGACCTCGACCCCGCCAAACCCGACCCCTATACCTctcgtcatcaccaacagcTGCCCTGATACGATATGGCCCGGAATTGGTACGCAGAACGGCATCGGACCTGAAGTTGGCGGCTTCGAGCTTGCCCCTGGCGAGACGAAGCCACTGTTTGTCAGTCCTGACTGGCAAGGCAGAGTATGGGGACGGACCAACTGCTCGTTCAACGCCGACGGAACGGGGCCGAGCAACCTAAATGGCGTGAATGGAAATGGAGCAGCTTGCATGACTGGAGACTGCTTTGGCAGGCTTAACTGCGAGTTTACG GGCCAAGTGCCAGTAACCCTCGCCGAATTCAATTTGCTCGGCGGGATAAACTCCGACCAGACCTTCTACGATATCTCCCTCGTAGACGGCTACAACCTGCCCCTCGGCATCATCTACATCCCCGCCGCCAACACAACCTGGATCCCCCCGAATCTGACCAACTGCGTCTGCATCGCCTCAGCCGGCTTCCTCGACCCGCCCTCTAGATCAGGGCTCTATTACACTAACAAAACCTTCCCCATTCCCTGGGAATCGGACCAAACCAACCCCTCGGTCGGCGGCTGGTGTCCCTGGGACCTGCAAGAATACCCGCCCTCAAAGCCAGGCGACGGCATTTACCCTTACCCGGACGACTCGATCCAGCGCCCCGTCTTCGACCCGTGCCTGTCGGCCTGCGCGGCGACGGGGAATCCCGAGGACTGCTGCACGGGCAAGTACGACGATCCGAGCGTTTGTACCCCGAGTTTGTACAGCGAGAACGCGAAGACGGTGTGTCCGGATGCGTACAGCTATGCATTTGATGACCAGACCAGCACATTCATTATTCCCAATGGAGGTGGGTGGGAGGTGGTGTTTTGTCCGAGAGGCAGAAGCACGAATATTCTGAGGATCTTTGGGGAGGAGTTGCGAACGATAGCCAGTGGTGGGGGGCTAACAAGAGAGATTTTGGAGAGGGTTCGGAATCGGACATATATCGAAAGTGCAAACTCGAAGGGCTTGGGTGGCGCGGGGATGGTACAGCGGCCTGGCGCTGGGGTTTTCGGTGTCGTGGCTttgatgtggatgtggatggtGTTCTGGTGCTGA